The sequence TGGGATTTAGCGCCTGCTGCAGGCAGGTGATTTAGTCCCGCCAAAGGCAGGATTGCCCCGCAATGTGCGGGGTAAATTTCTTCTGTTTTAGTAAGTTTTTCAAAGATTCCAAATAATGAACAAAATAAACTTTTTTTCATTTGAATATATGCATCCTCCGATTAGGGAAGAAATAATAAAGAAACTGATAAAGGTGCTGGATAGCAATTCATATATATTAGGGGAGGAGGTTAAACAATTTGAATCGCAATATGCTGAATTTTGTCAATGTAAATATTGTATCGGGGTAGGAAATGGATTAGATGCCTTAGTGATTTCCCTAAAAACGCTTGGTATAGGAAAAGGTGACGAAGTGATCTTACCTGCCAACACTTATATAGCAACATTTCTGGCAATCAGCATGGTTGGCGCAAAGCCGGTACCTGTAGAACCCCGTATAGAAACCTATAACATAAACCCGGAAAAAATAGAATCTGAGATCACAGATAAAACAAAAGTGATCATTCCTGTACATCTTTATGGACAATCATGCGAGATGGATGCGATCATACAAGTAGCCCTAAAGCACAATTTGCACATAGTGGAAGACAATGCCCAGGCGC is a genomic window of Cytophagales bacterium containing:
- a CDS encoding DegT/DnrJ/EryC1/StrS family aminotransferase, producing MNKINFFSFEYMHPPIREEIIKKLIKVLDSNSYILGEEVKQFESQYAEFCQCKYCIGVGNGLDALVISLKTLGIGKGDEVILPANTYIATFLAISMVGAKPVPVEPRIETYNINPEKIESEITDKTKVIIPVHLYGQSCEMDAIIQVALKHNLHIVEDNAQAQGATYNGKKTSSFGNINTTSFYPAKNIGALGDAGAITTNDRALYEKACIIRDYGSEKKYYNEFKGVNSRLDELQAAVLSVKIKRLNDWNNKRQKIAQIYDEELNSIPEIILPKTLDNCTSVFHQYLIRIDKRDELQGHLTKNNIRTLIHYPVPPYLQKA